One window from the genome of Pedobacter schmidteae encodes:
- a CDS encoding RNA polymerase sigma factor: protein MSVLISDKETFDYVFLKYHKSLCFFALKYLKSTEDAEEVVQSVFLKLYEKELSFESHDELRPYLYKSVYHACLNFLRARARQENRDKLYFDQLAEETPAPIHDILRAELIAILQHELTFIPKIQADIIKMSYFEELSNDEIAGALNLSVQTVKNYKNIGLKNIRSRLPKGSLLYSAIGILLNYI from the coding sequence ATGTCGGTTTTAATTTCAGATAAAGAGACTTTTGATTATGTATTTTTAAAATATCATAAATCACTGTGTTTTTTTGCGCTGAAATATTTAAAATCAACGGAAGATGCCGAAGAGGTGGTACAATCTGTTTTTTTGAAACTCTATGAAAAGGAGCTGAGCTTTGAAAGTCACGATGAGCTGCGTCCTTACCTGTATAAGTCAGTATACCATGCCTGTTTAAACTTTCTACGTGCCAGGGCCCGTCAGGAAAACAGGGATAAACTTTATTTTGATCAGCTGGCAGAAGAAACACCAGCGCCTATTCATGATATCCTCAGGGCTGAGCTGATTGCTATTCTGCAGCATGAATTGACATTTATTCCTAAAATACAGGCCGACATTATCAAAATGAGCTATTTTGAAGAACTATCTAATGATGAAATAGCCGGAGCACTAAATTTATCGGTGCAAACCGTTAAAAATTATAAGAATATAGGCCTCAAAAATATAAGAAGCAGGCTACCAAAAGGCTCTTTATTATACAGTGCGATCGGTATTTTATTAAATTACATTTAA
- a CDS encoding DUF4465 domain-containing protein: protein MKAVFSVILLASIIGLSCKKDIKLTDKTVLLPTDLLFEDLKVDRFKHSIPTSSFSSSIATFNVEQEGGGDWSGFAISNRNHRNFIKTAAGVDSTRFSVYTPAPHAGGNFLVVRAKNEKAFFTLSRPVEIEKLLLANTTQVYQTIMYGPGNTTVGNTFAPGTTIMSIARKDYLKVTIKGFLNGNATGSVDYFLADRNSVDLARRNFTITDWMPVSLAALGKVDKVVFNLESNDKTAGVMNTPNYFCLDGIRFKENIN from the coding sequence ATGAAAGCAGTATTCAGTGTCATTTTACTGGCATCTATCATAGGTTTATCTTGCAAAAAGGATATAAAATTAACGGACAAAACTGTCCTGTTGCCCACCGATTTGTTGTTTGAAGATTTGAAGGTCGACCGCTTTAAGCATTCCATTCCTACCAGTAGTTTCAGCAGTTCCATTGCTACTTTTAATGTAGAACAGGAGGGGGGCGGCGATTGGAGCGGTTTTGCCATTTCGAACCGTAACCACAGAAATTTTATAAAAACAGCTGCCGGCGTAGATTCGACCAGGTTTAGTGTATACACACCTGCACCTCATGCCGGAGGGAATTTTTTGGTGGTGCGGGCCAAAAACGAAAAGGCATTTTTTACGCTGTCGAGGCCGGTAGAAATTGAAAAACTTTTACTGGCCAATACTACCCAGGTTTATCAAACGATTATGTACGGCCCGGGAAACACTACTGTAGGCAATACATTTGCGCCCGGTACTACCATTATGAGCATTGCCCGGAAGGATTATTTGAAAGTAACCATTAAAGGCTTTTTGAATGGCAATGCTACTGGTTCAGTCGATTATTTCCTGGCCGACAGGAATTCCGTTGACCTGGCCAGAAGAAACTTTACCATCACCGATTGGATGCCGGTTTCGCTAGCCGCATTGGGAAAGGTAGATAAAGTGGTATTTAACCTCGAATCGAACGATAAAACGGCCGGTGTGATGAATACCCCAAATTATTTCTGCCTGGATGGCATAAGATTTAAAGAAAATATAAACTAA
- a CDS encoding RagB/SusD family nutrient uptake outer membrane protein, which yields MKKNLYISGIVLMLSLSSCEKFITQEPQYLLTPEVAVTDEASAKSLLNGAYAGISTNDWTARFTGGFSSMLGVAVYNTSANLFNMAATGDNEALWKAFYVAINNANAAIEGIAPLSDDKFKTPQGKSELIGEAHGLRAFAHLYTLWYFARWFDPASSTYGIIYRDKLSTLGNVYQPRLTVGESYEKIIADLDYAIANAPNFYSNKRFSKQLAKALKAKLLLNRGWGTDYADALVLVNQVITESTGLGVILEPSLAQLYQNSWDSKELLFCRYREKTDDVVTAYNFTYGYNYATLGITPQGNAVIGADPRHPQGWGNVKSPITGNNTTKWAPKKLCRQGRQVGGDNDKYTTYHLRLTELYLMKAELLQKTGSSFAQAMDPINFIRNRSGLGVLSANTKLDFEKILFSEILNELNLENDADWMSSLRLKNATGTFMLQDFRGVATVLDQNKFIWPIPTSEMKFNKLISQNPGYENLNY from the coding sequence ATGAAAAAGAATTTATACATATCGGGAATAGTTTTAATGCTTTCATTAAGTAGCTGCGAAAAATTTATTACGCAGGAACCGCAATACCTGCTCACACCAGAAGTTGCGGTTACTGACGAGGCATCGGCAAAAAGTTTGCTAAATGGCGCCTATGCCGGGATCAGCACCAACGACTGGACTGCAAGGTTTACCGGCGGCTTCAGCTCGATGCTGGGCGTGGCGGTGTACAATACCAGCGCCAACCTGTTTAATATGGCAGCCACCGGCGATAATGAGGCTTTGTGGAAAGCATTCTATGTGGCCATTAACAATGCAAATGCAGCCATTGAAGGCATTGCGCCTTTAAGCGACGACAAATTTAAAACCCCACAGGGCAAAAGTGAATTGATTGGCGAGGCCCATGGCTTAAGGGCTTTTGCCCATTTATATACGTTATGGTATTTTGCAAGGTGGTTTGATCCGGCAAGTTCTACCTACGGGATTATATACAGGGATAAATTGTCCACGTTGGGCAATGTGTATCAACCCCGGCTTACAGTAGGCGAAAGTTATGAGAAGATCATTGCCGACCTGGATTATGCCATTGCGAATGCACCTAATTTTTACAGCAACAAAAGATTTTCTAAACAACTGGCCAAAGCTTTAAAGGCGAAATTGCTGTTGAACCGCGGTTGGGGCACCGATTATGCAGATGCTTTGGTTTTAGTAAACCAGGTGATTACTGAAAGTACCGGTCTAGGTGTAATCCTTGAACCTTCGCTGGCACAATTGTACCAAAACAGCTGGGACTCCAAAGAATTGCTTTTCTGCCGCTATCGCGAGAAAACAGATGATGTGGTTACGGCTTACAATTTTACTTATGGCTACAACTATGCAACCTTGGGCATCACACCACAGGGGAATGCCGTTATTGGCGCCGATCCGCGACATCCACAGGGTTGGGGTAACGTAAAATCGCCCATCACCGGAAACAATACCACCAAATGGGCGCCTAAAAAATTATGCAGGCAAGGCCGGCAGGTAGGAGGCGACAATGACAAGTACACCACTTACCATTTGAGGCTTACCGAACTGTACCTGATGAAGGCTGAATTGTTGCAAAAAACAGGCTCCAGCTTTGCGCAGGCGATGGATCCGATCAATTTCATCCGTAACAGATCGGGACTGGGCGTATTGTCTGCAAATACAAAACTCGATTTTGAAAAAATACTGTTCAGCGAAATCCTGAATGAGCTCAATCTGGAGAATGATGCCGACTGGATGTCATCCTTGCGGTTAAAAAATGCTACCGGCACCTTTATGCTGCAGGATTTCAGGGGTGTGGCCACCGTATTGGATCAAAACAAATTTATATGGCCCATTCCTACATCAGAAATGAAGTTCAATAAGCTGATTTCTCAGAACCCGGGTTACGAAAATTTAAATTACTAA
- a CDS encoding YccF domain-containing protein, whose product MNLIGNLIWIIFGGIFIFFEYIFGGLILCLTIIGIPFGIQCFKFAFVGLAPFGVRITDTSSNTGCLSTVMNIIWLIFGGFWIALTHLFFGLLLCITIVGIPFGRQHFKLMNLAFSPFGKSIS is encoded by the coding sequence ATGAATTTAATAGGGAACCTTATCTGGATTATTTTTGGAGGTATATTTATCTTCTTTGAATATATATTTGGTGGACTAATTTTATGCCTTACCATTATAGGCATTCCTTTTGGCATTCAATGTTTCAAATTTGCATTTGTGGGGCTGGCACCTTTCGGCGTTAGGATTACAGATACTTCTTCCAATACCGGTTGCCTGTCAACCGTAATGAATATCATCTGGCTAATTTTTGGAGGCTTTTGGATTGCCTTAACCCACCTCTTTTTCGGACTCCTGTTGTGCATTACCATTGTAGGAATTCCCTTCGGAAGGCAGCACTTTAAGTTGATGAACCTGGCTTTCTCGCCCTTCGGAAAATCCATCAGTTAA
- a CDS encoding FecR family protein, producing MSFIQPDQSRILYLFKKLHELAISDEEYQELKVWTSSSAENKQVWDDFLNEEKTAQDVRVWQSFDSQAALDRLKRKAKTRKLVRYTAIAASLFLVLSLGIYLMTLQSTAPQQNLTALNMDVLPGGNKAVLKFSDQQHITLNGNQSGIEIGNNGIAYENGELLQGTKATAGALRHMTLTVPRSGKYQIKLDDGTKIWLNALTELKFPESFKGGKYRDVELLGEAYFEVAHDASRPFRVKMGEEIIEVLGTSFNLSNYESDDFTKSTLITGKIGVDLVKANGGKERTVLLPGQQAVYHKQQKRLNVFTVDGKKELAWKNGDFMFENEHIYTIIKQIERWYDVRIIYRGDFSGLYFSGIVSRTQPLSAVLDMLASTDQLKYKIDKERKEVILTAE from the coding sequence ATGTCTTTTATTCAACCCGACCAAAGCCGAATTCTTTATTTATTTAAAAAGCTACATGAGTTAGCCATTTCCGATGAGGAATATCAGGAGTTAAAAGTATGGACGTCATCAAGTGCCGAAAATAAACAAGTCTGGGACGATTTCCTTAACGAAGAAAAAACAGCACAGGATGTAAGGGTATGGCAATCGTTCGATAGTCAGGCTGCATTAGACAGGCTGAAGCGGAAAGCCAAAACAAGAAAATTGGTAAGGTATACCGCCATCGCAGCCTCGCTTTTCCTGGTACTTTCTCTCGGCATATATTTAATGACTTTGCAAAGCACTGCTCCGCAACAAAATTTGACGGCTTTGAACATGGATGTTTTGCCCGGAGGCAATAAAGCAGTATTAAAATTTTCCGATCAGCAGCACATTACACTAAATGGAAACCAGTCGGGTATTGAGATTGGCAACAACGGCATTGCTTACGAAAACGGCGAATTACTGCAAGGTACCAAAGCAACTGCGGGAGCGCTAAGACATATGACTTTGACAGTTCCCCGATCGGGAAAATACCAGATTAAATTGGACGATGGCACCAAAATATGGTTAAACGCGTTGACGGAGTTGAAATTCCCGGAAAGTTTTAAAGGAGGAAAATACAGGGATGTGGAACTTTTGGGAGAGGCATATTTTGAAGTGGCCCATGATGCCAGCAGGCCATTTAGGGTAAAAATGGGCGAGGAGATAATTGAGGTATTGGGTACTTCCTTTAACCTGTCCAATTATGAATCTGATGATTTTACCAAATCAACCTTGATTACCGGAAAGATAGGTGTAGACCTGGTGAAAGCCAACGGTGGTAAAGAAAGAACGGTTCTTTTGCCCGGACAGCAGGCCGTTTATCATAAGCAGCAAAAGAGGCTGAACGTGTTTACTGTTGATGGCAAAAAGGAACTGGCCTGGAAAAACGGGGATTTTATGTTTGAGAACGAACACATCTATACCATCATTAAACAAATTGAAAGGTGGTATGATGTCCGCATCATTTATCGTGGCGATTTCAGTGGTCTTTATTTCTCAGGAATTGTATCCCGAACGCAGCCTTTATCGGCGGTATTGGATATGCTGGCCAGCACAGATCAGCTGAAATATAAGATAGATAAAGAAAGAAAGGAGGTGATATTGACGGCAGAATGA
- a CDS encoding cupin domain-containing protein has product MNELIKSQNFQQGNDIPWEYASPGIQRQVYGYDNRVMLVKVKFETGAVGSVHEHPHTQVSYVESGVFELTIADEKQILKTGDGFYVPPNTLHGSVCLEAGVLIDVFSPHREDFL; this is encoded by the coding sequence ATGAACGAATTGATAAAAAGTCAGAATTTTCAGCAAGGCAACGACATCCCATGGGAATATGCATCGCCTGGTATCCAAAGGCAGGTTTACGGTTATGACAACCGGGTAATGCTGGTAAAGGTGAAGTTTGAAACCGGTGCTGTAGGTTCCGTTCACGAACATCCGCATACCCAGGTGAGTTATGTGGAAAGTGGTGTTTTTGAACTTACCATTGCTGATGAAAAACAGATCCTGAAAACAGGAGATGGCTTTTACGTTCCGCCGAATACCTTACACGGTTCAGTTTGCCTGGAAGCAGGTGTATTGATCGATGTATTTAGTCCGCACAGAGAAGACTTTTTATAA
- a CDS encoding SusC/RagA family TonB-linked outer membrane protein, whose amino-acid sequence MTFYRNNFIRKTVRNLTVFIMITVLALTFNTANAHSQAITISKRGINLTELFKELHDKYNYDFFYAEGLLDNSKRFDIQVTNASINDILNKTVTPNLLEYKINKNIVVIKASLKYQQTSVQGRVLDENKSPLVGATVVHLNSKAKTTTDREGYFRLANVKIEGKILISYIGYESRELNTTANVGDVLLKNVSSGLEEVEINVGYGRRKAIDLTGSVTRVTEAELEGAPPHADIASMIQGKAAGVNVMVANGAPGAGVSVMIRGTTSLTGNSQPLWIVDGVPQYNVNGTDIGQVLYDYNINDIESVDILKDASATAIYGSRAANGVIIITTKSGKKFKKPQIDVAYNHGVQMQRDNFRTLTTEEFKKVITDATRNFFATTGAKSTSAGVMTVLDESKIIAGTEVDYLSAPFLPTAFFDGQTNWWNELSRNAVERKLDVSLRGGSEASNYYVSVGVPQQDGIIKGSKRTGFSGRINLDSKVSDNFTAGLMLNGSNSNVDNKDGMVAKIWDFRPDFPMYTADGKIFDPGYNEENPLTTLKNRDLSVRKGVNGSAFLQFAPAKAWLFRSAISVNYNMTVSDRFTREGTAYSNHKGQLNISQNESNNWVFENTAKYAKIFNQVHDIDLLGGFSMERGTFKMFSVGVQNFPDQDIMTDLNSGTTPLKPTSRNTSTALVSAFTRANYKFKDRYLATFTFRADGSSRFGPDKRWGLFPSGALAWILTKEGFMKHVNPDVVNLLKLRTSYGISGSQVLGNNDWRTLYGAAQFEEQPGFAPNQLGNANLRWEQTLTKEAALDFGFLKNKISGSFGVYDKETRDIIYNKSIPSSSAFISVKENIATIRNKGIEFFIDYNVYRKRDMSVTFNFNIAHNTSTVTQINGVDKFIDLYGGNALAIRMQEGQPMGQWFGYRWSGRYYQSMEEYNLLSGQNPTTGAKIWYQNGQSNIRPGDLKFDDVNGDGVVNNDDRVPLGTFQPKYFGGFAANFRKGGVSLNLNFTYSTGALRYWYTNSANWYGAGLFMRNYPEYVLDSWSVDNRQSLWPRMAYGEGSSNTFSDFWLSKADYLRLSQVRINYRFPDKWIQSKIKGGLDLSVSASNLFTWTNYNGIDPEGNFRLSGGATGTGTDFGTYPSIRTFNLSVRYSLR is encoded by the coding sequence ATGACTTTCTATAGGAATAATTTTATCCGTAAGACTGTTCGTAACCTGACCGTATTTATCATGATTACGGTACTGGCCCTGACGTTTAACACCGCAAACGCGCACAGCCAGGCTATTACGATAAGCAAACGTGGAATAAATCTGACTGAATTGTTCAAGGAGTTGCATGACAAATACAACTATGACTTCTTTTATGCCGAAGGTTTACTCGACAATTCAAAACGTTTTGATATCCAGGTTACCAATGCTTCCATAAATGATATTTTAAACAAAACGGTGACCCCTAATTTATTGGAATATAAAATCAATAAAAATATTGTGGTCATCAAAGCCAGTTTAAAATATCAGCAAACTTCTGTTCAGGGCCGCGTATTGGACGAGAACAAATCACCCCTGGTTGGTGCTACTGTAGTACACCTGAACAGCAAAGCAAAAACCACTACCGACAGGGAGGGCTATTTCAGACTGGCCAATGTAAAAATTGAAGGTAAAATACTGATCAGCTATATTGGTTACGAAAGCAGGGAACTGAACACAACTGCAAATGTGGGAGATGTGCTGCTAAAAAACGTAAGCTCGGGCCTGGAAGAGGTAGAAATAAACGTAGGCTATGGTCGCCGGAAAGCGATTGACCTGACCGGTTCAGTTACAAGGGTTACGGAAGCCGAACTGGAAGGCGCACCACCGCATGCTGATATTGCTTCGATGATACAGGGCAAGGCCGCCGGTGTCAATGTCATGGTGGCCAATGGTGCACCAGGTGCGGGCGTATCCGTGATGATCAGGGGGACAACCTCGCTTACCGGCAACAGTCAGCCACTATGGATAGTTGATGGCGTACCCCAATATAATGTGAACGGGACTGATATAGGCCAGGTGTTGTACGACTATAACATCAATGATATTGAATCGGTAGACATCTTAAAAGATGCTTCGGCAACTGCCATCTATGGTTCCAGAGCGGCCAACGGGGTGATCATCATTACCACCAAGTCGGGCAAGAAATTTAAAAAACCTCAGATAGATGTGGCCTATAACCATGGGGTGCAAATGCAGCGTGATAATTTCCGGACGTTGACCACAGAAGAATTTAAAAAAGTGATTACCGATGCCACCAGGAACTTCTTTGCCACTACCGGCGCAAAAAGTACCAGCGCCGGGGTAATGACAGTACTGGACGAGAGTAAAATTATAGCGGGTACGGAAGTGGATTATCTCTCTGCGCCATTTTTACCGACCGCTTTTTTTGATGGACAAACTAATTGGTGGAATGAACTGAGCCGCAACGCGGTGGAACGGAAACTGGATGTTTCCTTAAGGGGAGGATCGGAAGCTTCCAATTACTATGTTTCAGTTGGCGTACCCCAGCAGGATGGAATCATCAAAGGAAGTAAAAGAACTGGCTTTTCGGGACGTATTAACCTCGACTCCAAAGTCTCTGATAATTTTACAGCCGGATTGATGCTCAATGGATCCAATTCCAATGTGGACAATAAAGACGGAATGGTGGCCAAAATCTGGGATTTCAGACCTGATTTCCCGATGTACACCGCCGATGGTAAAATATTTGACCCTGGGTATAATGAAGAAAACCCTTTGACAACCTTGAAAAACCGTGATTTATCGGTTAGAAAAGGAGTAAATGGATCGGCATTTCTGCAGTTTGCTCCCGCCAAAGCCTGGTTATTCCGATCGGCCATTTCCGTGAATTACAACATGACAGTTTCCGACCGGTTTACCCGCGAAGGAACAGCCTATTCAAATCATAAAGGACAGTTAAATATTTCTCAGAATGAATCTAATAACTGGGTTTTTGAAAATACCGCCAAGTATGCAAAGATCTTTAATCAGGTTCATGACATTGACCTTTTAGGTGGTTTTTCGATGGAGAGAGGCACCTTCAAAATGTTTAGTGTGGGGGTACAGAATTTTCCTGACCAGGACATCATGACCGATCTGAACAGCGGTACCACTCCGCTGAAGCCTACCTCCAGAAATACGTCTACGGCACTGGTATCGGCATTTACCAGGGCCAATTACAAGTTTAAAGACCGATATCTGGCCACCTTTACTTTCCGGGCCGACGGATCGTCAAGATTTGGGCCCGATAAGCGCTGGGGCTTATTCCCTTCAGGTGCATTAGCCTGGATTTTGACCAAAGAGGGATTTATGAAACACGTAAATCCAGATGTGGTTAACCTGTTAAAACTGCGTACCTCTTATGGTATTTCGGGCTCGCAGGTACTGGGCAATAACGACTGGAGGACCCTTTACGGGGCTGCACAGTTTGAAGAACAGCCTGGTTTTGCCCCCAATCAGCTGGGAAATGCTAACCTCAGGTGGGAGCAGACATTGACCAAGGAAGCCGCACTGGACTTTGGCTTCCTGAAAAACAAAATCTCGGGATCTTTTGGGGTTTATGATAAAGAAACCCGCGACATCATCTACAATAAAAGCATTCCTTCCAGTAGCGCTTTCATCAGCGTAAAGGAAAACATTGCCACCATTAGAAATAAAGGGATAGAGTTTTTTATCGATTACAACGTATACCGAAAACGGGATATGAGTGTCACCTTCAACTTTAATATTGCCCACAACACGTCAACCGTAACACAGATCAATGGTGTAGATAAATTTATTGACCTGTATGGTGGAAATGCATTGGCCATAAGAATGCAGGAAGGACAGCCCATGGGCCAATGGTTTGGTTATAGATGGAGCGGACGCTATTATCAATCGATGGAAGAATACAATTTGTTGTCTGGCCAAAACCCGACTACAGGTGCCAAAATATGGTACCAGAACGGACAAAGCAACATACGGCCAGGCGACTTGAAATTTGATGATGTAAATGGTGATGGCGTGGTAAATAATGACGACAGGGTACCTTTGGGAACCTTTCAGCCTAAGTATTTTGGAGGTTTTGCAGCCAATTTCAGAAAGGGCGGAGTTAGCTTAAATTTAAACTTTACCTATAGCACAGGGGCCTTAAGGTACTGGTACACAAATTCGGCCAACTGGTATGGTGCGGGATTGTTCATGAGGAATTATCCAGAATATGTATTAGACAGCTGGTCGGTAGACAACAGGCAATCGCTATGGCCAAGAATGGCCTATGGCGAAGGTTCGTCCAACACCTTTTCTGATTTCTGGCTATCCAAAGCTGATTACCTGAGGCTCTCGCAGGTGCGAATCAATTACCGGTTCCCGGACAAATGGATCCAAAGCAAAATTAAAGGAGGACTGGACCTGTCCGTTTCCGCTTCGAATCTTTTTACATGGACCAATTACAATGGGATTGATCCGGAAGGCAATTTCAGACTTTCGGGCGGGGCAACAGGTACCGGGACTGATTTTGGAACTTATCCCTCCATCAGGACTTTTAACCTGAGTGTAAGGTATTCACTACGATAA